Part of the Citrobacter sp. Marseille-Q6884 genome, CCGGCGTCCCTTCATCATCAATAGCCACGGAGCCACGGCGATCCGCCATTGTGCCGTCATCAACGACTGTGCACAGTTCAGATGCCACCAGCTCGCCCATATGGCCGCTGAAAACAGAGGTGCCGCGACGGTTAAAGTCGCCTTCCAGACCATGACCGACCGCTTCATGCAGCAGAACGCCAGGCCAGCCCGCGCCGAGTACCACCGGCAGCGTACCCGCAGGCGCAGCTACCGCAGACAGATTCACCAGCGCCATGCGCACGGCCTCTTTCGCCCACGCGTCGGCACGGACTTCGCCATCGAGAACGCCAAGGAAGAAATCATAGCCAAAGCGACCGCCGCCACCGCTGGCGCCACGCTCACGTTTACCGTCCTCTTCGACCTGCACGCTAACGGACAGACGCACTAAAGGACGGACATCTGCCGCCAGCGTACCGTCAGTTGCCGCCACCAGGATCAGCTCGTAGACCCCCGTCAGGCTTGCCGTCACTTCCTGTACGCGTTTATCTGCCGCACGGGCAACGCGATCAACACGACGCAGAATGTCCAGCTTCTCTTCACGGCTCATGCTCTGTAAAGGATCAACAGAGGTGTAGAGCGCAGGATGCTCAACGGCGCCCAGCGTTTTTACTTTGCCATCGCCACTGTCACGCACGATTGTACGAGCCGCATGTGCGCTTTGTTCCAGCGCCAGCAGGCTGATCTGATCGGCATAGGCAAATCCCGTTTTTTCTCCGCTGATGGCGCGTACGCCAACGCCCTGGTCGATATTGTAAGAGCCATCTTTAATGATGCGGTCTTCTAAAACCCAGGATTCGTGATAGCTCGACTGAAAATAGAGATCGCCGTAATCAAGACGGCGTTCGGCCAGTTGGCCCAGAATGGCAAACAGATCCTGATGTTTCAGGCCATTCGCCGCTAGCAATTGTTCACTTACCAGGTTCAGACTCATCGTTTTGGTTACTCATTTAATTCTGCCGGGTGACGACGAAAGCGCCTTACCCGGCCTACTTTGTTAGGCTGCACCAGGCCGGATAAGCGTAACGCCATCCGGCATGACTATGTAGTGAGATTGGGGCAATTACTTGCCTTCGTCAAATCATTGCTGGCTTTCTTTTCGCGGCTGGCGCAGGACTTCGTTAATCTGCGGCTTATCGACCGGACCGGTGATTCGATAGCGTAAAATCGAGACTTTGCTCCACAAAGGTCCCAGCACTTTACTGGCTGCAAACACCGCAGCACCGACAATTGGGTTGACGGCAAATGCGGCAGCAACACCCACGGTCGCGGAGATTTCAGGCGCCACGACGGCTTCCATATCCAATTCACGACGCACCAGGTTCACCGAGCCTTTCATGGCGATATCCGCTTCCAGGCCATCCACCAGCGTATCGTCAGTATGCATCACGCCATCTTTGATCCATGCCGTACTGCGAATGGAGTCAAAATAAAAGCCTTCGCTAAACGTATCGCTAAAATCAAAACGCAGTTTACGTAACAGCGCATCAAAGCTTAGTAGACGTAACAGTTGTCCTGCATGACCCGTGCTTAACTCCGTCAACTCACCTTTCCCCAAACGGGTTCGCAGAATACCATTCAGCGAAGCCTCATCAGGATCCCAGGGGGGATTACGCCAGTGCAGATCGTATTCCACATTAAACGAAGAATTTCGAATCGGGGTGGAGACACCAAAGAAGCTGACGGCAGAGTCGATTTTGTTACCGTTCAGTTTTCCTTTCAGTGATGTACGCTCTTTGCCAGGCACGTTAACCCATTCACCGTCTGCGGTGAGTCTGGCAAAGCCCGTATCCAGCAGACCATTGCTTAAGGTTAGCGTGTCGCCTTTCACCGCCACATCGGCGTCGATGCGCCCGTATTTCTGGCCCCACAACCAGCACTCAGCGCAGCGTAACTGCACATCTGGCCAGCCACGGAAGCTGACTCTGTCGATGGTAGAAAACGGCGAAGATGGCGTGGTATTCGGTTCTGGCTTCGTGGCGCTCGGGTTGTAATACAGGTACTTAACCAACGCATTCCACGGTGCGTTATTGCGCATGGTCAGCGTCGCGTTGATCTCGCGTCCCTGCGCCTGCACGGTAGCGCCGTTTAGCGAAGGTTCAGACACAATACTCAGGTTGTTCCATTGCTGGCCGCCCAGAGACAATGACGGCGTGCGTATTGCAACACGCTGAGGGAAATTCGCGTTTGTCCCCACGTTATCCGCCGCGCCTTTCTGGAACAGCGCCAGCCATTGCGCACCATCCATAGGTGGAAGGTTGAGTTCGATCCCTTGCTGGTCAGGCAGAGCGGGCACGGTACGACTTTCAGAAGTCCAGATGGCACGGTCAAGCGTCAGTTTCTGATTCAGCAACCAGCGGCTGTTAAAGTGGTTTTTGTTTCCGGCGTTACCGGTCAGTTCAAAGCTGCGCAGGTTGCCATCCGCCTTAACGTTAACCGGCAGCGACTCACCCGCCTTTTTATTCAACGGTGCAGGTAAGTGACTACTTACATTCTTCAGGTCGCCTTTAAGCTCAATGTTGTAGGTCGCCCCTGCATGATACGGAAGTTCGATACCGACTTTACCGTTCCATGCCATGCTTCCGCTCAACGCATCGTTCAACTGCGTCGGCAATATCCCCATGCGGGTAGGTTGCCAGTCGCCTTTCAGATTTACCGCAACCTGATAGGCTTTTGCGCCTTCGGTCGTGGAGAAATCGACGTTCAGAGGCTGATTAAACCAGTTTGCCGTCATCGGCTCGCTTTTAAGATCGCCATTCACAAAGCTGAATTTACCGTTCAAATCCTTCAGCGTACTGTCGAGCGGCTTAATAAACAGGCTGTTGTTACGCAGGTTGACGTCACCTTTGGCGGTGACCAGCGAACCATCCAGCGGGATATCAAGATGTAAGCGAGCATTCACATCGCCGTCAATCTGGAGCTGCTCCAGCGTGGCACCGAGAGAATCCTTCAGCGGAGTTTCATCAAAATAGGGGCCAACCGCCTTTCCTGGGCCATTGATGTCGGCATCAATCAGCAGCTTTTCTTTCGCATAGTCAGGAATATCGGCCGTCAGATTAGTGGCTTTCACTCCACCTAAATTGACGCTGTCCGTTTTCATCCACAGACCGTCATTGAGGAAGTTCAGTTCTATATCAAGGTCAGTGAGCGCAGGCCAGTCGGGCTGAAAAGCAAACTTCGCCTCGCGAAGCGGGACGAATACCTGAAACTGCCCTTCATTGTGTTTATAGGGGAATAAACGTGGGTTGCCGCCATACACCAACGTGGCGTTATCCGCTTTACCGCCCTGAATCGCACCGCTGAGATAGTCAACCAGATCCTTGCCCATCAGGTTTTCCGGGAAATAGCGCCAGGCCTGAGAACCGTCGTCAGTGCTGATCCCTGCCAGAATGCCCAGCCAGGGTTCATCACCTGCGGGTTGCAGATAGCGAAAACCGCCGCGCGCATGCACCGCTTTCGCTTTAACATCGATATTCCGCCCGTCCAGCTGAAAACCGTTGTCATTCTTCAGCCAGCTTAACGACGCCACGCCATTTTCGATTTCCAGCGGTGCGCGAAAGACGGTTTCATAGGGCATTTTCGCCTGTTTCATGGAAGCCGTAAGCGCACCATTCTCAACGCTCCCGGTCAGCGTACCGGAGAAATGTTCTGCACCCGGTAACAGTTTCCACTGTTTCCAGGCCAGGTTCGTCCATGTGGACTGAAAGCGGGTTTTTTCGGTCGCCTGGAGTGGGATATCGAGCGCCAGCACATCAATCTTGCCACTCGGTTGCGTGGCCTGCCAGATCTCGCCCAGCGCCGGAGATAGCTTTGCCGCCATTGGGCGCAGTCCTTCTAATCCCGCTAACTCCAGATTACTGGCGCGGATGCGTAATTCATCGCTGCGTTTGTTATTCTCCCCACAGACTTCCTGCTCCGGGATCCAGGCGAGAGTTAATGCACCACTCGGCCAGGGTTTGCCATCCAGGGTTATCCGTGTATCGGGAATAGAAAATTGCCAGCCAGGCTGTTCACGGCTGATATGCGCGGTCAGGTTATCAACCG contains:
- the yhdP gene encoding AsmA2 domain-containing protein YhdP, which encodes MRRLPGILLLTGAAFVVIAALLVSGLRLALPHLDSLRPTLLDKIESATGMPVSASQLSANWQNFGPTLEARDIHAQLKDGGELSVKRVTLALDVWQSLLHMRWQFRDLTFWQLQLRTNTPIQRSESGEGIETGRISDLFLRQFDHFDLRDSQISFLTLSGQRAELAIPQLTWLNGKNRHRAEGQVSLSSLTGQHGVMQVRMDLRDDDGLLNNGRVWLQADGIDVKPWLGKWMQDNVALQTARFSLEGWMTLSKGEISGGDVWLKKGGASWLGDNHTHTLSVDNLTAHISREQPGWQFSIPDTRITLDGKPWPSGALTLAWIPEQEVCGENNKRSDELRIRASNLELAGLEGLRPMAAKLSPALGEIWQATQPSGKIDVLALDIPLQATEKTRFQSTWTNLAWKQWKLLPGAEHFSGTLTGSVENGALTASMKQAKMPYETVFRAPLEIENGVASLSWLKNDNGFQLDGRNIDVKAKAVHARGGFRYLQPAGDEPWLGILAGISTDDGSQAWRYFPENLMGKDLVDYLSGAIQGGKADNATLVYGGNPRLFPYKHNEGQFQVFVPLREAKFAFQPDWPALTDLDIELNFLNDGLWMKTDSVNLGGVKATNLTADIPDYAKEKLLIDADINGPGKAVGPYFDETPLKDSLGATLEQLQIDGDVNARLHLDIPLDGSLVTAKGDVNLRNNSLFIKPLDSTLKDLNGKFSFVNGDLKSEPMTANWFNQPLNVDFSTTEGAKAYQVAVNLKGDWQPTRMGILPTQLNDALSGSMAWNGKVGIELPYHAGATYNIELKGDLKNVSSHLPAPLNKKAGESLPVNVKADGNLRSFELTGNAGNKNHFNSRWLLNQKLTLDRAIWTSESRTVPALPDQQGIELNLPPMDGAQWLALFQKGAADNVGTNANFPQRVAIRTPSLSLGGQQWNNLSIVSEPSLNGATVQAQGREINATLTMRNNAPWNALVKYLYYNPSATKPEPNTTPSSPFSTIDRVSFRGWPDVQLRCAECWLWGQKYGRIDADVAVKGDTLTLSNGLLDTGFARLTADGEWVNVPGKERTSLKGKLNGNKIDSAVSFFGVSTPIRNSSFNVEYDLHWRNPPWDPDEASLNGILRTRLGKGELTELSTGHAGQLLRLLSFDALLRKLRFDFSDTFSEGFYFDSIRSTAWIKDGVMHTDDTLVDGLEADIAMKGSVNLVRRELDMEAVVAPEISATVGVAAAFAVNPIVGAAVFAASKVLGPLWSKVSILRYRITGPVDKPQINEVLRQPRKESQQ
- the tldD gene encoding metalloprotease TldD gives rise to the protein MSLNLVSEQLLAANGLKHQDLFAILGQLAERRLDYGDLYFQSSYHESWVLEDRIIKDGSYNIDQGVGVRAISGEKTGFAYADQISLLALEQSAHAARTIVRDSGDGKVKTLGAVEHPALYTSVDPLQSMSREEKLDILRRVDRVARAADKRVQEVTASLTGVYELILVAATDGTLAADVRPLVRLSVSVQVEEDGKRERGASGGGGRFGYDFFLGVLDGEVRADAWAKEAVRMALVNLSAVAAPAGTLPVVLGAGWPGVLLHEAVGHGLEGDFNRRGTSVFSGHMGELVASELCTVVDDGTMADRRGSVAIDDEGTPGQYNVLIENGILKGYMQDKLNARLMGVAPTGNGRRESYAHLPMPRMTNTYMLPGKSTPQEIIESVEYGIYAPNFGGGQVDITSGKFVFSTSEAYLIENGKVTKPVKGATLIGSGIEAMQQISMVGNDLKLDNGVGVCGKEGQSLPVGVGQPTLKVDNLTVGGTA